The DNA sequence GCGCCGATCAGTCCCATGCCGCGGGCGCGCTCCTCCGGGGGCGTCACGTCGGCGATGTAGGCCTGCGCGGCGCTGATGCTGCCGCCGGTAATACCGGCGATGATCCGCGAAACAAACAGTACGGCCAGCACGGCCTCAGCGCCAAAGCCGCGCAGGCCGTCGGCCAGACCGAAGAGCAGGTACGAGAACGCTGCGCCGAGCAGGCTCAACAAAAGCACCGGACGGCGCCCGAAGCGATCCGACAGACCGCCCAGGATCGGCGCGAAGAGAAACTGAAACAACGAATAGGAGGCCGTCAGCGCCCCCACGATCAGCGCGTGGTTCGCCGCCAGCCACGGTGTTCCCGTCTCTTCAATGAGCTTGACATAAAAAGGAAGCAGCGGCAGGACGATGCCTACGCCCAGCAGATCGATGAAAATGGTGAGAAAAATAAACGCCAGCGATGCGCGATTGGATTTCAAGGTTGCCTCTCTCAGTACTTCGCCCTCATGAATATTTCCCTGTGAAGAATACCACGATGAATCAACTTTGTCAACCCTTTGCACAGATTTTGAGCGCCTGACCCCGCCAGCGTCCAGGTCAGGATCGGGTCTGTCTCCGGCGATGGAGTCCGGGGTCTGGCCGATGGATGTTGCCCGGACCTCTCCGGGTCCGGGCAGGGCCGTTGCGAAGTCTCCGGGGCTTGCCCCAAACCCCGGGTTTTCGAAGATTAAGAATTAAATCCGGTATAGCCCGCGCAGGCGGGCTTCGCATCGGTAGCCCGCGGCTTCAGCCGCCGGGCTATTGGCCGAATACCGGTTTATATTCTTATTCCTCATCAAAACTAACGAGAAACTGACCCTATCCGGCGGCGTAGCCGCCCGGACGCCTCCGTAGGAGGCGGACATTGCATCCAGCCCTGGGAGGTCAGGGTTCCCTGGCTGCATTTGCGGCAAGGATGTGGTAACATAGCGGGCAGGAGTGGACGGGCGCGGAGGTGGTGGCCCATGGTGTTTGCCGGCTTCTCAACCGATACGCTTGTGGGCCTGCCGCCAGAGTTGTTCAGCGAGATCATTCCCGCGATCACCCTCCCCAGCGAACTTAAGGTGACCTTGCATGTCTTCTACCGCCTGAGCCGGCAGCGGGCCACCCCTCGTCGCCTGAGCTGGGAGGAGCTTCTGGCGGATCGCACGTTGCGGCGCTCGTTGCGTGCGGTCTCGAAGTTGCGCCCGTTTGAAGATCTGCTGGCTGAAGGATTGGAGGCGGCCGTTCGACGAGGAACGCTGCTGCACGTGGCCCTGCCCGCCGATGGCCGCGTTGGCAACTGGTACCTGGTGCATACGGCCGCCAACCGGGCCTGGGTCGAGCGCCTGGCCCGGGCTCAGGTCGCCCTGGCGCCAGCCGCCGAACCGGCTCCGCAGCGGCTGTCGCTCATGAGCCTGTACGAGCAGAACATCGGCCTGATCACCCCGATGCTGGTCGATGAACTGCGCGAGGCTGAAGAACGCTATCCCCGCGAATGGATCGAAGAAGCCATGCGCGAGGCCGTCCGCGCTAATGCTCGTTCCTGGCGCTATATTCGCAAGGTCCTTGAGAGGTGGGCAGTCCATGGAAGACAGGATGCGACGCATCGCGCCGAACGACCTATTGACGTGGAAAAGTACACCGGCGGCGCCTTCGGAGATCTCTTCCGGCGCGGCAGCGACGACACCGACCTCTGATGCCCCCTGTCCCCGCTGCAAGGGCGCCGGGTATCTGGTGGCCGATGCGCCCTTTGGCCATCCCGATTTTGGCCGCCTCTGGCCCTGTAGCTGCCGCACAGCCGAACGCCTCCGGCAGCGCGGCGAGATGCTGCGGGCCATGAGCAACCTTGGACCGTTCCTCAATAAGACCTTCGAGAACTTTGACGCTGGCGTGCGCGGGGTGGCCCGGGCCTACGCCCGGGCGCTCAAGTTCGCCGAACATCCCGTCGGGTGGCTCATCCTCTTTGGCGGCTACGGCTGCGGTAAGACCCATCTCGCCGCTGCTATCGCCAACCGGCTCCTCGCCAACCACAACGAGGTGCTCTTCACGGTCGTGCCTGACCTGCTCGATCACCTGCGCTCCACCTTCGGCCCCCATAGCGAAGTGGGCTACGATGAGCGCTTTGAGCAGGTGCGCAGCGCCGGGGTGCTGATCCTCGATGACCTGGGCACCGAAAATGCCACCCCCTGGGCTCGTGAGAAGCTGTTCCAGATCTTCAATCATCGCTACAACTACCGCCTGCCCACGGTGATTACCAGCAATCGTGAACCCAGAGATATCGAGCCGCGCATTCTCTCGCGTATGACTGATCGGGACCTGTGTGACGAGATTATCATTATTGACGCCGATGACTACCGACGCACGCCCGTCACACAGCGCTTTGAACAGAAAAAAGCCCACCATCTGCAGCGCATGGGCCGCCGCGATGGCAGCGCCTGATCGCCGCCCATGGCGTCCTGGCTGGCGCGTGTGACCAGGGAGGGGGGGTGAAGCGGGGCTTACGCTTCCCGAACCCTTCCGTCCGGCGGTCCGGGGCCGCGGCAGCGTCGTTCGTCTTCAGGGCAAACCTCTAATTCCAGGTTTTGGCGCTGGTTCTGGCAGCGTAGCCGCCAGAGCCAGTGCAACGTTGCTCTGCGGGGCCGCCCGGCCGCTCCAGATCAAGGCTGGCGTTGCATTGGCCCGTAAATGCTCGTAATAGTCGTCTGGTATCATGGGTTCTTGCATGCACGCTGCAGCGTGTGCACTGCTGTGACGGGGAGCGAGAGCGATGCTACAGCACTATCTGTCCGCAGGGGATCTGAGCCGGTCCGAGGCCGAGGCCCTGCTGGATCGCGCTGCCGGCCTCAAGGCCGAGTTTCGCGCCAATGGCTGCGGGGCCCATCCCGGGTTGCCCCTCCGGGGGAAGACCCTCGCCCTCGTCTTTGAAAAGCCGTCCCTGCGTACCCGCGTGGCCTTCGAGGCGGGCATGACCCAGCTTGGCGGCCATGGATCGTACCTCTCGGCCAACGATATTGACATGGGCGGGCGCGAGAGCGTGCCCGATGTGGCGCGCAACCTCAGCCGCTGGGTGCAGGCTATCGCCGCCCGCGTCTTCAGGCATGCCACGGTCGAGACCCTGGCGCGCTACGCTTCCGTGCCTGTCATCAATGCCCTCTCGGATCGCGAGCATCCCTGCCAGGCCCTCGCCGATATGCTCACCCTTCGCGAACGGTTTGGCGCACTCCAGGGCCTGCGGCTGGCCTATGTGGGCGATGGCAACAATGTGTGCCATTCGTTGTTGCTGCTGGGCGCCACCCTCGGTCTGGATCTGGCCGTGGCCTGTCCTCCCGATTACCGTCCCGACGTGGAGATACTCGAACGCGCCGAGCGCCTTGCCAGCGCCAGCGGCGCCCGCATCAACATCAGCGCCGCCCCTGAAGAGGTTGTCGGCGGCGCTGATGCGGTCTATACCGATGTCTGGACCTCGATGGGCCAGGAGCACGAAACCGCCCGCCGCCGTCCGGTCTTCGCTCCTTACCAGGTGAACTCGGAGTTGATGGCCCGAGCCGCGCCGCGAGCGGTGTTTATGCACTGCCTCCCCGCCCATCGCGGCGAAGAGGTGACTGCCGAGGTCATTGATGGCCCGCAGTCGGTGGTCTTTGACCAGGCTGAGAATCGCCTGCATGTACAGAAAGCGTTGCTCCTTACGTTGCTGGGAGCATAGTGGTGTTAGGTGTGGAGCAATCTGGTTCCCTCGCCGTCCAACTGGCGTCAGTGAGCCTGACACCCTGATAGAAGGGGGAAGCCTGGTTTCCCGCTTTCGAGAATCGTCTTCCACGCGCAAAGAACAGAGCCATGGCAGGTAACCGCGCAATCTTCGACCGAGCGATGGAGCAGAGCCGTGAGGCGGCGCGCCAGGGTCAATGGGACGAGGCGCTGCGCGCCGCAGTTCGCGCTCTTCAGGAGTTCCCTCAGGACGCCGATGCGCGCACGGCGGCGGCCGTAGCTCTCTTTCATACCGGCAAGCTCGAGCGCGCGCTGCAACTGTTCGAGGAATTGCGCGCCGCGGATCAGCAGAACCCCTTCTTTCTGAGCTATATCGCCCAGGTGCACCAGCGTCAGGGCAACGTTGCGGCCGCCGTTGAGAGCTTCCGCGGTCTTGCCGATCTGCACCTGGCCCAGCGCCGGCCCGCCCAGGCGGTAGAGGCTCTGCGCGAATTGCTCAAACTGCGACCAGAGGATCGCGACCAGCGCCTGCGCCTCGCCCGGCTCTACGAAGAGATGCAGGCCCGCCAGGAGGCGGCGCGCGAGCATCTCGTCCTGGCCCAGCAGAGCTTCGCCGACCATCACCTCGACCAGGCCGCCGAGTCCGCCGAGGCTGCTCTGCGCCTCGACCCTGCCAGCCGGGAGGCCAAGGATCTGATCGTCAGTCTCCGCGACGCCATGGCCCGCGCGGCCGGCCTCGAAAGCGCCCGCGGTCCCGCGGTCGCGGCGGCTCCCGAGGTCCGTTCCGGTCGCGCTGTTGTCACCGGCGCGTTGCGCTCGCAGCAGTTCCAGGTGGAAAAGCTGGTTGAGCAGGGGCAGAAGGCCCAGGAGGCCGGCGACATTGACGCCGCCGCCGCGCTCTACGAACAGGCCCTGGCAGCCGGGTTGCAACGCGCCGACGTACTCTACTCGCTGGGCCTCATCTACCAGGAACGCGGCGACCATCGCGCCGCCGTGGATGTGCTCGTCCGGGCCGTCGCCGATCCCGAATATGCGCTGTCGGCCCACTTCGCTCTGGGCCTGAGCTACCGCGAACTTGGCCAGTTGCCGCAGGCCGCCCAGGAGTTCGAGCAGACCATCGCCCTGGTGGATCTGGAATCGATCGGCAAGGCCGAGTCTGAGGATCTCATCCAGATGTATGAGTACGCGGCGACAACCTGCGAGGAGATCGGCGACATCGCCCGCGCCGCGGCCCTCTATGGCGCCCTGGCCGGCTTCCTGGAGACTAGGCGCTGGGGGCGTGAGCGGGCCGTGGAGTTCAAGCAGCGCTCCAAGGATCTCGCCGATCGCAATATGTTCGCCAAGCTCCGCGAAATGGGCACCGGCGTGCTGACCCGGCCCGCGGAACCCGAGGCGCCCCCCGTTGAGGGGCCGCCCCTGGCCGAGAGCTGGGGCAAGATCCGCCCGATCACCGATTTCCTCCGCGAGCACCGCCCTGCTGACGCCGACGAACAGGACGCGCCTGTCCCCGAGCCGCGTCCCGAACCGCTCTTGTTGCTGGAGAGCCTGCCCGAGGTTGCGCCGCGATTTGCCCCCGCCACGCCCCTCGACACCACTGGCCTGCCTGAGGACGTGAAAGGCTGGGTCGAACTCAGCGGCAAGTACCTCGATCAGGGCCTGCTCGATGCCGCTCTCGACGCCTGCATGGAGGTGATCCGCCTCGACATTGACTATCTGCCCATTCACCTGCGTATGGGCGAGATCTACGAGCGCGAAGGGCGACCCGAAGAGGCCCTGGCCAAGTACCAGTTGTTGATTGACACCTTCCGCG is a window from the Chloroflexaceae bacterium genome containing:
- a CDS encoding DnaD domain protein — protein: MVFAGFSTDTLVGLPPELFSEIIPAITLPSELKVTLHVFYRLSRQRATPRRLSWEELLADRTLRRSLRAVSKLRPFEDLLAEGLEAAVRRGTLLHVALPADGRVGNWYLVHTAANRAWVERLARAQVALAPAAEPAPQRLSLMSLYEQNIGLITPMLVDELREAEERYPREWIEEAMREAVRANARSWRYIRKVLERWAVHGRQDATHRAERPIDVEKYTGGAFGDLFRRGSDDTDL
- a CDS encoding ATP-binding protein, with amino-acid sequence MRRIAPNDLLTWKSTPAAPSEISSGAAATTPTSDAPCPRCKGAGYLVADAPFGHPDFGRLWPCSCRTAERLRQRGEMLRAMSNLGPFLNKTFENFDAGVRGVARAYARALKFAEHPVGWLILFGGYGCGKTHLAAAIANRLLANHNEVLFTVVPDLLDHLRSTFGPHSEVGYDERFEQVRSAGVLILDDLGTENATPWAREKLFQIFNHRYNYRLPTVITSNREPRDIEPRILSRMTDRDLCDEIIIIDADDYRRTPVTQRFEQKKAHHLQRMGRRDGSA
- the argF gene encoding ornithine carbamoyltransferase, which codes for MLQHYLSAGDLSRSEAEALLDRAAGLKAEFRANGCGAHPGLPLRGKTLALVFEKPSLRTRVAFEAGMTQLGGHGSYLSANDIDMGGRESVPDVARNLSRWVQAIAARVFRHATVETLARYASVPVINALSDREHPCQALADMLTLRERFGALQGLRLAYVGDGNNVCHSLLLLGATLGLDLAVACPPDYRPDVEILERAERLASASGARINISAAPEEVVGGADAVYTDVWTSMGQEHETARRRPVFAPYQVNSELMARAAPRAVFMHCLPAHRGEEVTAEVIDGPQSVVFDQAENRLHVQKALLLTLLGA
- a CDS encoding tetratricopeptide repeat protein; this translates as MAGNRAIFDRAMEQSREAARQGQWDEALRAAVRALQEFPQDADARTAAAVALFHTGKLERALQLFEELRAADQQNPFFLSYIAQVHQRQGNVAAAVESFRGLADLHLAQRRPAQAVEALRELLKLRPEDRDQRLRLARLYEEMQARQEAAREHLVLAQQSFADHHLDQAAESAEAALRLDPASREAKDLIVSLRDAMARAAGLESARGPAVAAAPEVRSGRAVVTGALRSQQFQVEKLVEQGQKAQEAGDIDAAAALYEQALAAGLQRADVLYSLGLIYQERGDHRAAVDVLVRAVADPEYALSAHFALGLSYRELGQLPQAAQEFEQTIALVDLESIGKAESEDLIQMYEYAATTCEEIGDIARAAALYGALAGFLETRRWGRERAVEFKQRSKDLADRNMFAKLREMGTGVLTRPAEPEAPPVEGPPLAESWGKIRPITDFLREHRPADADEQDAPVPEPRPEPLLLLESLPEVAPRFAPATPLDTTGLPEDVKGWVELSGKYLDQGLLDAALDACMEVIRLDIDYLPIHLRMGEIYEREGRPEEALAKYQLLIDTFRVRGEPEKAIDVYFRFIELSPDTINARARLAELLRSAGRTDEAVTQSILLANTYVRLGQTNKALEEYRRLIQLAPRNAHVHTQYGLTLLKLERYEAALTEFRKALEYGRPNDPVAVARLNLTLALMGDQPDAVWDSLATVLDLLKQQPQEFNPVQAEYRSALLLADAPILHYLLAIIQQHAGQHTSALLELEQAQALLANAVDPLLSPVLAYQAAADSCIALGRAEEALEHLRRAQAAAGPGAPAVTSKHPFATPLSRGDLVRRMAEAYAASDDLAGAERALLEAKQLLPYDRAIYTKLADIYFRQGKLAEALAQLDDLATHYEQRQQLDRAIEMLEYALKLAPNHIPVSSRLARMQLRRGYVEKGLEGLVRTAELQRKAGQLKDAVASLQEAAHVYWMLSDHEKARQMYDRIVQIAPNDVDARQWLALMYTLASRRDEAIREKKQIARIFAQQRDYENAIAELHQIIGLDQKDLDAYYMLGDMLMRRQEYAQAIQLYNRMLKLEGVEVERVEALVSAANRMLQQQMRS